A section of the Neorhodopirellula lusitana genome encodes:
- a CDS encoding sigma-70 family RNA polymerase sigma factor translates to MTEVTQILNQIEQGDASAASELLPLVYAELHKLATYRMKRESSDQTLQPTALVHEAYMRLVGTENNDAIQWDSRGHFFGAAAEAMRRILVENARRRQSLKRGGQFARYEITEGDAIIHAGDAEDLLDLDGALTRLADEEPELAKLVELRYFAGLSVGETAEALDISPRTVKRNWAFARAWLGRQMHKDEEAR, encoded by the coding sequence TTGACTGAAGTCACGCAGATCCTTAACCAGATTGAACAGGGCGACGCATCCGCGGCCAGTGAACTCTTGCCGTTGGTTTACGCCGAACTTCATAAATTGGCGACGTATCGGATGAAACGGGAATCGTCGGACCAAACACTTCAGCCGACCGCGCTGGTGCACGAAGCCTACATGCGGTTGGTGGGCACCGAAAACAATGACGCCATTCAGTGGGACAGTCGCGGCCACTTCTTCGGTGCGGCCGCCGAAGCGATGCGGCGTATCTTGGTCGAAAACGCTCGCCGGCGACAAAGCCTGAAACGCGGTGGCCAATTTGCCAGATACGAGATCACGGAAGGCGACGCGATTATCCACGCTGGCGACGCGGAAGATTTGTTGGACTTGGATGGGGCGTTGACCCGCTTGGCTGATGAGGAGCCAGAGCTCGCAAAGTTGGTGGAGTTGCGTTACTTCGCGGGGTTGAGTGTGGGCGAAACGGCGGAGGCCTTGGACATTTCGCCACGAACAGTGAAACGCAATTGGGCGTTCGCCCGCGCCTGGTTGGGCCGTCAAATGCACAAGGACGAGGAGGCTCGATAG
- a CDS encoding serine/threonine-protein kinase, with protein sequence MAIGQERNIFSDAIEIRSLDERARFVSQACGSDEQLHAVVTDLLHEHDRVDSPVDRPVVAGLMPTIANFDPDEHHAQHRIGTMVGPYKLMEKVGEGGFGLVFVADQQQPVRRRVALKIIKPGMETREVIARFEAERQAIAMMDHENIARVFDAGVTETGQPYFVMELVRGVPLNDFCDNQRLDTQARLNLFVSICNAVQHAHQKGIIHRDLKPSNVLVTLQDGRPIPKVIDFGIVKAIGGQSLTDKTIYTRLASMIGTPAYMSPEQAEMSNVDVDTRSDIYSLGVMLYELLAGTTPFTRERLNSVGFDELRKIIREEEPPRPSARFSTLGNHLATTVSAKRRLEPAKLASLMKGDLDWIVMKALDKDRGRRYPSAVAMAEDVQRFLMREPVEARPPSAAYRFSKFARRNKVALFTIGSIAAALLIGSVISLWQAKVALDAMRQARVAEIEATESRDELEKFTDRLKHANQLLTSGRAYVESGDWANAHDAYLTATQVQPRYFHVWMERGALFGKLGLWEKAAADFAKAIDLGAPVNGAEFMGVPHLFLFTGDETAQKRLSHELTQSGESGSWGTTLRGRLIDNPSEQAAAEMAQQCEQLVDGEVLNVFGRTRRRSRMPFGAKLYLAGWAHLHAGNLPKAVERLEQAYEQDQNWGGHGIEFPLLAIAYHRMGDSEKALASLNRSSEQLDSWLRASLARHQGTPPIPWFDWVEFLLIHQEATELITGQQPPSDPRFAEQRELAQAAIR encoded by the coding sequence ATGGCCATCGGACAGGAACGAAACATTTTTTCTGATGCGATCGAGATCCGCTCGCTGGACGAGCGTGCGCGTTTTGTCAGCCAAGCGTGCGGCAGCGATGAGCAGTTGCACGCCGTCGTTACTGATCTCTTGCATGAGCATGATCGAGTCGACAGCCCTGTGGATCGACCGGTCGTGGCTGGACTAATGCCGACCATCGCAAACTTCGATCCAGACGAGCATCATGCCCAGCACCGGATCGGCACGATGGTTGGTCCTTATAAGTTGATGGAGAAAGTGGGCGAAGGCGGTTTTGGTTTGGTCTTTGTTGCTGACCAACAACAACCTGTTCGTCGACGTGTTGCGCTCAAGATCATTAAGCCGGGAATGGAAACCCGCGAAGTGATTGCTCGCTTCGAAGCGGAGCGGCAAGCGATCGCAATGATGGATCACGAGAACATCGCTCGCGTGTTCGATGCAGGTGTGACTGAAACGGGTCAGCCGTACTTTGTCATGGAACTGGTACGTGGCGTCCCGCTGAATGATTTTTGTGACAACCAGCGACTCGATACCCAGGCCAGGTTAAATCTGTTCGTTTCGATCTGCAATGCGGTTCAGCACGCACACCAAAAAGGCATCATCCACCGTGACCTGAAACCGTCCAATGTGTTGGTCACTTTGCAAGACGGTCGGCCCATTCCGAAAGTCATTGACTTTGGCATCGTCAAAGCAATCGGCGGTCAAAGCCTGACGGACAAAACGATCTACACGCGGTTGGCGTCGATGATCGGAACGCCTGCGTACATGAGTCCGGAACAGGCGGAGATGAGCAACGTTGACGTGGACACTCGCAGCGATATTTATTCGCTAGGCGTGATGCTTTACGAATTGCTTGCGGGGACGACCCCGTTCACTCGCGAGCGGCTCAATAGTGTCGGATTCGACGAACTACGCAAGATCATTCGGGAAGAGGAACCGCCTCGGCCAAGTGCCCGGTTCAGCACGTTGGGCAATCACCTGGCAACAACGGTATCGGCCAAACGTCGCCTTGAACCTGCCAAGCTCGCATCATTGATGAAGGGAGACCTGGACTGGATCGTGATGAAGGCACTCGACAAAGATCGTGGCCGGCGGTACCCCAGTGCTGTTGCGATGGCGGAAGACGTGCAGCGGTTTTTGATGCGAGAGCCTGTGGAAGCGAGACCACCTTCGGCGGCCTACCGGTTTTCGAAGTTCGCGCGGCGCAACAAGGTGGCGTTGTTCACGATCGGCTCAATTGCGGCGGCATTGTTGATCGGCAGTGTCATCAGCTTGTGGCAGGCGAAGGTCGCACTCGATGCGATGCGCCAAGCTCGTGTTGCTGAGATTGAGGCGACTGAGTCGCGGGACGAGTTAGAAAAGTTCACCGATCGGCTGAAGCACGCCAATCAATTGTTGACGTCAGGTCGAGCGTATGTCGAAAGCGGCGATTGGGCTAACGCTCATGACGCTTACCTCACAGCCACCCAAGTTCAGCCGCGGTACTTTCATGTTTGGATGGAGCGTGGGGCGTTGTTTGGCAAGTTGGGGCTTTGGGAAAAGGCCGCGGCGGATTTCGCCAAAGCGATTGATCTGGGGGCACCCGTCAACGGTGCGGAATTCATGGGGGTGCCGCATCTGTTTCTTTTCACAGGTGATGAAACCGCACAAAAGCGGCTTTCCCATGAACTGACCCAGTCAGGCGAAAGCGGTTCCTGGGGAACGACCTTGCGTGGTCGTTTGATTGACAATCCATCCGAGCAAGCCGCCGCCGAGATGGCTCAGCAATGTGAGCAATTGGTGGACGGCGAGGTGCTAAACGTGTTCGGCCGAACGCGTCGTCGTTCCCGGATGCCCTTCGGCGCAAAGTTGTATCTTGCAGGATGGGCCCATTTGCATGCGGGGAATCTGCCCAAGGCTGTCGAGCGACTTGAGCAAGCGTATGAGCAAGACCAAAACTGGGGCGGGCATGGGATTGAGTTCCCGTTGCTGGCGATCGCCTACCACCGAATGGGTGACTCCGAAAAGGCCCTGGCATCGTTGAATCGGTCGAGTGAGCAACTTGATTCCTGGCTGCGGGCATCGCTGGCTAGGCACCAGGGGACGCCTCCGATTCCCTGGTTCGACTGGGTTGAGTTCTTGCTGATTCACCAGGAGGCAACGGAGTTGATCACAGGGCAACAACCGCCGTCGGATCCACGGTTCGCTGAACAGCGTGAGTTAGCCCAAGCGGCCATCCGATAA
- a CDS encoding PQQ-binding-like beta-propeller repeat protein, which produces MKIRSQFFSAALLAGLIGASTSNADDWLRFRGPNGSGVVTDLKDVPVRWSPTQNVAWKVKLPGAGVSSPIVVGDRLFVTCYSGYGLDRTNPGDINDLKRHLVCVNADSGEVMWERSIDAVQPEDPYSGAGVPSHGYASHSPVSDGEHVYVFFGKTGAFAFDLDGNQLWNTPLGTESDSHRWGSAASPILFEDTVIVTASAESQALVGLDKATGKEVWRQEAKGFDNLWGTPALAETKDGEVELVVGVAGEVWGLNPSNGKLRWFCQSGDSDQANTSAIIDGGLVVVVGGRGSGSIAVRPGGTGDVTDSHVAWTGRDAGRFASPVAYNGHVYSVASDVLSRTDTETGEQADRVRFSGGSRSAGGRSSDYASPIIAGNKFYYLKGNGDMFVFDVQDDLKQVGVNRVTSDTEVFSGTPALVNGKMYLRSDKHLYCVVNGSFDESAEPTPDSTTTEEAAPSSDRRGGRGGAGRGGPGGAGGRGDRGARGGAGRGGPGGGGRGGERQDNRPDRPQRPEFDAGIVSQN; this is translated from the coding sequence ATGAAGATTCGTTCGCAATTCTTCTCCGCAGCGCTGCTTGCAGGGTTGATCGGTGCTTCTACTTCCAACGCCGATGACTGGCTTCGGTTCCGCGGCCCCAATGGCTCAGGCGTGGTTACTGATTTGAAAGACGTTCCGGTTCGTTGGAGCCCGACGCAAAACGTCGCATGGAAAGTCAAACTGCCCGGTGCCGGGGTGTCCAGTCCGATCGTCGTTGGCGATCGGCTCTTCGTGACTTGCTATTCCGGATATGGGTTGGACCGAACCAACCCCGGTGACATCAACGACTTGAAACGGCATCTCGTTTGTGTGAACGCCGACTCGGGAGAAGTGATGTGGGAGCGGTCCATTGACGCGGTTCAACCTGAAGATCCTTACAGCGGGGCTGGCGTTCCTTCGCACGGTTACGCTTCGCACTCACCGGTTTCCGATGGCGAACACGTCTATGTGTTCTTCGGCAAGACGGGGGCATTCGCTTTTGATTTGGACGGCAACCAGCTTTGGAATACTCCGCTAGGCACCGAGTCGGATTCGCATCGCTGGGGATCGGCAGCCAGCCCGATTTTGTTCGAAGACACCGTGATCGTGACCGCTTCGGCTGAGAGCCAAGCGTTGGTGGGGCTGGATAAAGCAACGGGCAAAGAAGTTTGGCGCCAGGAAGCCAAGGGGTTCGACAATTTGTGGGGCACGCCCGCTTTGGCCGAAACGAAAGACGGCGAAGTGGAATTGGTCGTCGGAGTCGCCGGTGAAGTTTGGGGGCTGAATCCCAGCAACGGAAAGCTGCGATGGTTCTGCCAATCGGGAGATTCAGATCAAGCCAACACCAGTGCCATCATTGACGGTGGTTTGGTCGTCGTTGTGGGCGGTCGAGGCAGTGGTTCGATCGCGGTCCGCCCGGGCGGTACCGGCGACGTGACCGATTCACATGTCGCATGGACAGGCCGGGACGCGGGGCGTTTCGCATCCCCAGTCGCCTACAACGGCCACGTCTATTCAGTGGCCAGTGACGTGCTTTCGCGTACCGACACCGAAACGGGTGAACAGGCCGATCGAGTTCGTTTTTCAGGCGGCAGTCGTAGCGCCGGTGGACGCAGTTCGGATTACGCTTCGCCAATCATTGCCGGTAACAAGTTTTACTACTTGAAGGGTAACGGCGACATGTTCGTGTTCGATGTTCAGGATGATTTGAAGCAAGTCGGCGTGAACCGAGTCACCAGCGACACCGAAGTCTTCAGTGGGACTCCGGCGTTGGTCAACGGTAAGATGTACCTGCGATCCGACAAGCATTTGTATTGTGTGGTTAACGGATCGTTCGACGAATCGGCTGAGCCCACACCGGACTCGACGACTACGGAAGAGGCCGCGCCAAGCAGCGATCGTCGTGGCGGAAGAGGCGGTGCCGGACGCGGTGGTCCAGGTGGAGCGGGCGGTCGCGGTGACCGCGGTGCACGCGGCGGCGCAGGCCGAGGTGGACCCGGTGGCGGTGGTCGCGGTGGCGAGCGGCAAGACAATCGCCCTGATCGACCTCAACGTCCTGAGTTCGACGCTGGTATCGTTTCCCAAAACTAA
- a CDS encoding dienelactone hydrolase family protein: MPRKTANQFDQRVLDLYDDFAHGRLSRRDYVKGLAAFAVGGLTVEALEESLSPNYAWAEQVKADDPRIVTETISYDSPEGGGKISGLLARPADGDATKFPAVLVIHENRGLNPYIADVTRRLATEGFLAFAPDALSPLGGYPGNDDEGRAMQSKRDRNEMTQDFIAAAKLLDTHALSNGKVGAVGFCFGGGVVNQLAVQLPDVLDAGVPFYGSQPATSDVAKIKTPLSIQNAELDRRIMGGAEAFNEALAANNVPYESHVYPGVNHGFHNDTTPRYDEAAAELAWKRTLAWFNKYLQA, from the coding sequence ATGCCTCGTAAGACAGCTAACCAGTTCGATCAACGTGTTCTCGATCTCTATGATGACTTTGCACACGGACGGCTTTCACGTCGTGATTACGTCAAGGGATTGGCTGCCTTCGCCGTTGGCGGGCTGACCGTCGAGGCTCTCGAAGAAAGCCTGTCCCCCAACTATGCGTGGGCTGAGCAAGTTAAGGCAGACGACCCGCGGATTGTGACCGAGACGATCAGTTACGATTCGCCCGAGGGTGGCGGGAAGATCAGCGGTCTGTTGGCACGTCCAGCGGATGGCGACGCCACGAAGTTCCCCGCTGTGTTGGTCATCCACGAAAACCGTGGTTTGAATCCGTACATCGCCGACGTGACACGCAGGCTCGCCACGGAAGGTTTCTTGGCGTTCGCTCCCGACGCGCTGTCGCCGTTGGGCGGGTACCCCGGCAACGATGACGAGGGTCGCGCCATGCAAAGCAAACGCGACCGAAATGAGATGACACAAGACTTCATCGCGGCGGCCAAATTGCTGGACACACATGCCCTGTCCAATGGCAAAGTGGGGGCTGTCGGCTTTTGTTTTGGCGGTGGAGTGGTCAATCAACTCGCCGTTCAATTACCGGATGTGCTCGACGCAGGCGTCCCATTCTACGGCAGTCAGCCGGCTACCTCCGATGTCGCCAAAATCAAGACACCCTTGTCGATTCAGAATGCCGAACTGGATCGCCGCATCATGGGCGGTGCAGAGGCTTTCAACGAAGCGCTCGCAGCGAATAACGTGCCTTACGAGTCGCACGTCTATCCAGGCGTCAACCACGGGTTCCACAACGACACGACCCCTCGGTACGACGAAGCCGCCGCTGAACTTGCTTGGAAACGTACCCTGGCGTGGTTTAACAAGTACTTGCAAGCGTAA
- a CDS encoding formylglycine-generating enzyme family protein has translation MSIQIKSIRTQSTVVSQPQRALPVGSTARHIALAVGVLASLAFATGSPVAAETATETSSKTALGLAAEKPADGPSVELENGQFMVPYTQRIPGTDISFEMIPIPGGEFTMGTPDDAEDFVEDEAPTVKMKVAPMWVARTETRWDMYKEYMRMYAVFKEFESQGIREVNDENRADAVTAPTELYDPSFTFEYGDNPLQPAVTMTQYAAQQFTKWLSGITGAQYRLPTEAEWEYAARAGTDTAYSWGDSADDLDDYAWYFDNSLEGPGEVGTKKPNPFGLYDMHGNAAEWTVNEYTEGGYQWIVDEKIEEANAASRFPDNPSPCVSRGGSWEMDPAELRSAARLASDDETWKEEDPNYPRSPWWFTSDPSRGVGFRLFRSAEDLPSDRIVKFWEPKPEETKMDVESRVAEGRSGYGLVDEKLPVEAAKLAE, from the coding sequence ATGTCAATTCAAATCAAATCGATCCGCACGCAAAGTACGGTCGTTTCTCAGCCACAGCGAGCTCTTCCTGTTGGCTCAACTGCTCGCCATATCGCCTTGGCAGTCGGCGTTCTCGCCTCGCTTGCCTTCGCCACCGGTTCGCCAGTGGCAGCGGAAACCGCGACCGAAACCTCCTCCAAAACCGCTCTTGGGTTGGCCGCTGAAAAGCCTGCGGATGGACCGAGCGTCGAGCTGGAAAACGGGCAGTTCATGGTCCCGTACACCCAGCGGATCCCTGGAACCGACATCTCATTCGAGATGATTCCGATCCCGGGTGGTGAGTTCACCATGGGCACTCCCGACGATGCGGAGGATTTCGTCGAGGACGAAGCTCCCACCGTTAAAATGAAGGTAGCGCCGATGTGGGTCGCTCGTACGGAAACCCGATGGGACATGTACAAGGAATACATGCGAATGTATGCCGTCTTTAAGGAGTTCGAGTCCCAAGGCATTCGCGAGGTCAACGACGAGAACCGCGCCGATGCGGTGACCGCACCCACTGAACTGTACGACCCCTCGTTCACATTCGAGTATGGCGACAATCCTCTGCAACCTGCCGTCACGATGACCCAGTATGCCGCCCAGCAGTTCACCAAGTGGCTATCGGGGATTACTGGCGCCCAATATCGATTGCCTACCGAAGCAGAATGGGAATACGCCGCCCGCGCGGGAACCGACACCGCATACAGTTGGGGCGATAGTGCCGACGACCTTGACGATTACGCTTGGTACTTCGACAACAGCTTGGAAGGTCCAGGTGAGGTTGGAACCAAGAAGCCCAATCCGTTCGGTCTTTACGACATGCATGGCAATGCCGCGGAATGGACCGTCAACGAATACACCGAAGGTGGGTATCAATGGATCGTCGATGAAAAGATCGAAGAGGCCAACGCAGCATCACGCTTCCCAGACAACCCATCACCGTGTGTCTCACGTGGCGGCAGTTGGGAAATGGACCCCGCTGAACTTCGCAGCGCAGCACGCCTGGCATCCGACGATGAGACTTGGAAGGAAGAAGACCCGAACTACCCACGCAGTCCTTGGTGGTTCACCAGCGATCCATCGCGGGGCGTTGGATTCCGTCTGTTCCGTTCCGCGGAAGATCTTCCTAGCGACCGGATCGTCAAGTTCTGGGAACCGAAACCGGAAGAAACCAAAATGGATGTCGAAAGCCGAGTTGCCGAAGGCCGTAGTGGCTACGGTTTGGTGGACGAGAAGCTTCCAGTCGAAGCAGCCAAGCTGGCTGAGTAA
- a CDS encoding OprO/OprP family phosphate-selective porin, producing the protein MGAVSFTHTAPANAEGFDSFLNSSNAFQAEQIVEGSVSVIADEVADTNQEAVEEEAEEKEEATLEELSKQLDEFDEKLSGYEDSLEKVEELAGNKSIVVSGSSKSTMKVSGRVHVDAWGFDHDENINDIAANDTDENNRLGFRRLRFGVKGKIKDNMIYKIEMELAGGNASEFRDAFIGWTDLPFLQEVLLGNQKRPYGLDHLNSSRYNVFIERPFVIEAFNEDARRLGLQAYGISNDQAWNWRYGVFNGRNVQDEGNYVGDHLQLEIAGRMANTLWYDQTSGGRGYAHWAVSGSHSDVSSNQDEDEGAVAESRFRTRPEARTAGTRWLDTGRIAGLDYYNLLGLETVVNLGSLQFVGEYQSNWGERDGAEDIHLHGAYAYVSYFLTGEHMPWDRESGTLGRVTPFENFWLIDRAGGGKAAGWGAWQVAARLSYADFSDEDVQGGEAESLTLGLNWHWNTNARMQFNYITGEIKNRTDLVGTGNYDVYGARFMVDF; encoded by the coding sequence TTGGGCGCCGTATCATTCACGCACACCGCCCCAGCCAACGCAGAAGGTTTCGACAGCTTTCTGAACTCCTCGAACGCGTTCCAAGCTGAACAGATCGTGGAGGGATCCGTTTCGGTTATCGCCGACGAGGTTGCCGATACGAATCAGGAAGCGGTAGAGGAGGAAGCGGAAGAGAAGGAAGAGGCGACTCTCGAGGAACTCTCCAAGCAACTCGATGAGTTCGACGAAAAACTCTCGGGTTACGAAGATTCCTTAGAGAAAGTCGAAGAGCTCGCTGGGAACAAGAGCATCGTGGTCAGCGGCAGCAGCAAGTCGACCATGAAAGTGAGCGGACGAGTTCACGTCGACGCATGGGGATTCGACCACGACGAAAACATCAATGACATCGCCGCCAACGATACTGACGAAAACAATCGTCTTGGTTTCCGCCGATTGCGTTTCGGCGTCAAAGGCAAGATCAAAGACAACATGATCTACAAGATCGAGATGGAACTTGCCGGCGGCAATGCTTCCGAATTTCGTGATGCTTTCATTGGCTGGACCGACCTTCCATTCCTACAGGAAGTTTTGCTGGGTAACCAGAAGCGTCCATACGGCTTGGATCACTTGAACAGCTCGCGTTACAACGTGTTCATCGAGCGTCCCTTCGTCATCGAAGCGTTCAACGAAGATGCTCGTCGTCTGGGTCTGCAAGCATACGGCATCTCAAACGACCAAGCCTGGAACTGGCGTTATGGCGTGTTCAACGGACGTAACGTTCAAGACGAAGGGAACTACGTTGGCGACCATTTGCAACTCGAAATTGCGGGTCGGATGGCAAACACACTTTGGTACGACCAAACCAGTGGCGGCCGTGGATACGCTCACTGGGCGGTTTCAGGCTCCCACTCTGACGTAAGCTCGAATCAAGACGAAGACGAAGGTGCAGTTGCGGAAAGCCGTTTCCGAACTCGTCCGGAAGCACGTACTGCCGGGACGCGTTGGTTGGACACTGGCCGTATCGCTGGCTTGGACTACTACAACCTGCTTGGTTTAGAAACCGTAGTGAACCTTGGATCCCTGCAGTTTGTGGGTGAGTACCAAAGCAACTGGGGCGAACGAGACGGTGCGGAAGACATCCATCTGCACGGTGCCTACGCCTACGTCAGTTACTTCCTGACCGGTGAGCACATGCCTTGGGATCGCGAGAGCGGGACCCTCGGACGCGTGACTCCGTTTGAGAACTTCTGGTTGATCGATCGTGCTGGTGGCGGAAAAGCTGCCGGTTGGGGTGCATGGCAAGTCGCTGCTCGCCTTTCGTACGCCGACTTTAGCGACGAAGACGTCCAAGGCGGTGAAGCGGAATCGCTGACACTTGGACTGAACTGGCACTGGAACACCAATGCCCGCATGCAGTTCAACTACATCACCGGTGAGATCAAGAACCGCACGGACTTGGTTGGAACGGGTAACTACGACGTCTACGGTGCTCGCTTCATGGTCGACTTCTAG
- a CDS encoding AI-2E family transporter, with protein MTDPAEHRQQLITDTMTIIGLVVATLAVIGVLFVARHFLMLVFGAVLIGVVVNRFAGLVTRMVPWKWSRRVRVGLVLLATVTIFVIGGFGFASSIDDQLIQFSDRIDSSASKVIEAAKQQPIVQRVREEVSLGSMLPSSGKSLGLAQTLFASTFGVLTDVLILIILGAYFSTSPGTYQSGVLRSIPVAWREKGASLLSESAETLWQWMLGRLLAMAIVGISFGVGLAILGVPMPFELGIFAGLVTFVPNLGGIAAVVPALLLASNEGSSAVLGVLLLYLVIQFAESYLITPLVQEKQVNLPPAMVILAQVVAGLLFGVWGIMFATPLVALTLLWVRRLYVEDGLEAA; from the coding sequence ATGACCGATCCCGCTGAACATCGCCAACAGCTAATCACCGATACGATGACCATCATCGGCTTAGTTGTCGCGACGTTGGCCGTGATCGGCGTTTTGTTTGTGGCTCGGCATTTCTTGATGCTGGTATTTGGTGCCGTGTTAATCGGTGTGGTGGTGAACCGCTTTGCGGGACTCGTCACACGAATGGTGCCATGGAAATGGAGCCGTCGCGTACGGGTGGGCCTCGTCCTGTTAGCAACCGTCACGATCTTCGTGATAGGCGGGTTCGGGTTTGCGAGTTCGATCGATGATCAGCTAATTCAATTCTCTGACCGCATTGACTCCTCAGCGTCCAAAGTGATCGAGGCAGCCAAGCAGCAGCCCATCGTTCAGCGTGTTCGCGAGGAAGTCAGCCTTGGGTCGATGTTGCCGTCGTCGGGGAAATCACTTGGATTAGCACAGACTTTATTCGCGTCGACCTTTGGTGTTCTGACCGATGTTTTGATCCTAATCATCTTGGGTGCGTACTTCTCTACGTCGCCAGGAACTTATCAATCCGGAGTTCTACGATCCATTCCCGTCGCATGGCGAGAAAAGGGAGCCTCCCTACTTTCCGAGTCCGCTGAGACTCTCTGGCAATGGATGCTTGGCCGCCTTCTGGCGATGGCGATTGTCGGCATCAGTTTTGGTGTCGGTTTGGCAATACTCGGTGTTCCGATGCCATTTGAACTAGGCATTTTTGCTGGACTCGTCACGTTCGTCCCGAATCTAGGGGGCATCGCTGCGGTGGTACCAGCATTGTTGCTAGCGTCCAACGAAGGATCGTCCGCGGTCCTGGGTGTTCTGCTGTTGTACCTTGTGATCCAGTTCGCCGAGAGCTATCTGATCACGCCACTCGTGCAGGAAAAACAGGTCAACCTGCCGCCCGCGATGGTGATTTTGGCCCAAGTTGTGGCAGGTCTTCTTTTCGGCGTGTGGGGCATCATGTTCGCGACACCACTCGTTGCACTCACCCTGCTTTGGGTACGGCGACTTTATGTCGAAGACGGGCTAGAGGCGGCGTGA
- a CDS encoding phage holin family protein, translating to MNKNSSFQRVLRDVVDLCELQMQLISVDSQDARRRATTAAIVTVIAVAIVGSALTTTMIGAGYLIHELADWSVGASLLTVAATTLAIAGMLLLYATKSLRRAAASLRETKSEFVENLKWIKSVLITPDDSPRNQLRTESFPDWNEQRARTNHLNPRETSFNQR from the coding sequence ATGAATAAAAACTCAAGCTTCCAGCGTGTCCTAAGAGATGTCGTTGATCTGTGCGAATTGCAGATGCAGCTCATTTCAGTCGACAGTCAAGACGCGCGACGAAGAGCGACCACCGCCGCAATCGTCACGGTGATCGCAGTCGCGATTGTCGGTTCCGCTCTGACGACCACCATGATCGGTGCGGGATATTTGATTCACGAGCTGGCGGACTGGTCTGTGGGTGCATCTCTACTTACCGTTGCAGCGACGACACTCGCGATCGCGGGAATGCTATTGCTGTACGCCACAAAGTCTCTTCGTCGAGCGGCAGCATCCCTGCGAGAAACGAAATCCGAATTCGTTGAAAATCTGAAGTGGATCAAGTCGGTCTTAATCACGCCAGACGATTCGCCTCGTAACCAACTACGCACCGAAAGCTTTCCGGACTGGAACGAACAACGTGCGCGAACCAATCACCTTAACCCTCGAGAAACCTCTTTTAACCAAAGGTAA
- a CDS encoding CsbD family protein, whose protein sequence is MITKQELTGQWNEVKGRLQEHWGQLTDDDLNRVSGSADQLVGVVQQKTGATRREIEDFLSGMFKDSDRLKEKVSEAAHQYADVAGEYAAEAGEYLKENYRRASQVSGDYSQQLAHTVRTRPAESMAIAFGLGIAAGALFFIKGRR, encoded by the coding sequence ATGATTACTAAGCAAGAACTCACTGGACAATGGAACGAAGTCAAAGGTCGCCTGCAAGAACATTGGGGTCAATTGACCGATGACGATCTAAACCGCGTGAGTGGTTCCGCCGACCAACTGGTCGGTGTCGTGCAACAGAAGACCGGCGCAACACGGCGTGAAATTGAAGACTTTCTATCGGGCATGTTTAAGGACTCTGACCGGTTGAAAGAAAAGGTTTCCGAAGCCGCCCATCAATACGCCGATGTCGCGGGTGAATACGCGGCGGAAGCGGGTGAGTACCTGAAAGAGAACTACCGCCGAGCTTCCCAGGTCAGCGGCGACTACAGCCAGCAACTCGCTCACACGGTGCGGACTCGCCCCGCTGAGTCGATGGCAATCGCCTTCGGTCTCGGGATTGCTGCTGGTGCGTTGTTCTTCATCAAGGGACGTCGTTAA